One Rhododendron vialii isolate Sample 1 chromosome 2a, ASM3025357v1 genomic region harbors:
- the LOC131316571 gene encoding lachrymatory-factor synthase produces MEEGSNPKWEGKATANLVGSTPEQVWPLLEDFCNLNKYLTTLDTCYHVEGELGKPGLIRYCGATVPSPSGGDEKLTLWCHEKLQAMDPIGRLLTYDVLDNNMGFKSYESTIKLLPIDGDGEPGCLIEWSFVTDPVEGSTQEDLVNYLDSSVRTMALNMGNALKSCTE; encoded by the coding sequence atggaagAAGGATCAAACCCCAAATGGGAAGGAAAAGCCACAGCCAATCTTGTAGGCTCAACACCAGAGCAAGTGTGGCCTCTCTTAGAGGACTTTTGCAACCTAAACAAGTACCTCACCACTCTTGACACATGTTACCATGTCGAGGGGGAGCTCGGAAAGCCGGGATTAATCCGGTATTGCGGCGCCACGGTACCATCACCATCCGGCGGCGACGAGAAGTTGACCTTGTGGTGCCACGAGAAGTTACAAGCCATGGATCCAATCGGAAGGTTGTTGACCTATGATGTACTGGACAACAATATGGGGTTCAAGTCGTACGAGTCCACGATCAAACTACTGCCAATCGACGGTGACGGTGAACCTGGGTGCCTGATCGAGTGGTCGTTTGTCACTGATCCGGTGGAAGGGAGTACCCAAGAAGATTTGGTGAATTATCTTGACTCTTCTGTCCGCACCATGGCATTGAATATGGGGAATGCTCTCAAGTCGTGTACCGAGTGA